In Spinacia oleracea cultivar Varoflay chromosome 5, BTI_SOV_V1, whole genome shotgun sequence, a single window of DNA contains:
- the LOC110799543 gene encoding histidine biosynthesis bifunctional protein hisIE, chloroplastic isoform X1, with the protein MKSSSMAISFPHCIQTAIVPCRNVVVFPKVLNCRFGNVKKTRLQVLACSSVADKGLSFDKRVETLVDSVKWDDKGLAVAIAQNVDTGAILMQGFINRDALATTISSHKATFYSRSRKQLWIKGETSSNFINVHDIFLDCDRDSIIYLGKPDGPTCHTGAETCYFSSVSSIVENSQAENDILAMTTLYSLESTIAERKAEIERKTETKASWTKKLLLDEKLLCSKVREEADELCRTLEDNEDKSRAASEMADVLYHSMVLLALKDVKMEDVLELLRKRFSKSGIEEKNSRKS; encoded by the exons ATGAAAAG TTCTTCAATGGCAATTTCCTTCCCACATTGTATACAAACCGCCATTGTTCCTTGCCGAAATGTTGTTGTATTTCCCAAGGTTTTGAATTGTAGATTTGGGAATGTAAAGAAGACCCGTCTCCAGGTTTTGGCATGCTCTTCTGTAGCAGATAAAGGTCTTTCCTTTGACAAGAGA GTTGAGACGTTGGTTGACAGTGTCAAGTGGGATGATAAAGGATTAGCAGTAGCTATAGCTCAAAATGTTGATACAGGAGCTATTTTAATGCAAGGCTTTATTAACAGGGATGCACTAGCCACTACCATTTCTTCCCACAAAGCAACTTTCTACAGCAGATCAAGGAAACAGCTGTGGATAAAAGGAGAGACATCTTCTAACTTCATCAATGTGCATGACATCTTTTTGGATTGTGATCGTGACTCG ATAATATACCTGGGGAAGCCTGATGGACCAACTTGTCATACTGGAGCTGAAACTTGTTACTTTTCTTCCGTTTCCAGCATTGTTGAAAATTCTCAG GCTGAAAATGACATACTGGCCATGACAACATTGTACTCACTTGAATCAACAATTGCTGAGAGGAAAGCTGAAATAGAAAGAAAGACAGAAACCAAAGCTTCATGGACAAAGAAGTTATTGCTTGATGAGAAGTTGCTCTGCTCTAAAGTCAG GGAAGAGGCAGATGAGTTGTGCCGCACACTGGAGGACAACGAGGATAAGTCTCGAGCGGCTTCGGAGATGGCAGACGTGCTTTATCATTCGATGGTTCTTCTGGCCCTTAAAGATGTGAAGATGGAGGATGTCCTTGAACTCCTCCGAAAAAGATTCTCAAAATCAGGAATAGAAGAAAAGAATAGTCGCAAATCATGA
- the LOC110799543 gene encoding histidine biosynthesis bifunctional protein hisIE, chloroplastic isoform X2: MAISFPHCIQTAIVPCRNVVVFPKVLNCRFGNVKKTRLQVLACSSVADKGLSFDKRVETLVDSVKWDDKGLAVAIAQNVDTGAILMQGFINRDALATTISSHKATFYSRSRKQLWIKGETSSNFINVHDIFLDCDRDSIIYLGKPDGPTCHTGAETCYFSSVSSIVENSQAENDILAMTTLYSLESTIAERKAEIERKTETKASWTKKLLLDEKLLCSKVREEADELCRTLEDNEDKSRAASEMADVLYHSMVLLALKDVKMEDVLELLRKRFSKSGIEEKNSRKS, translated from the exons ATGGCAATTTCCTTCCCACATTGTATACAAACCGCCATTGTTCCTTGCCGAAATGTTGTTGTATTTCCCAAGGTTTTGAATTGTAGATTTGGGAATGTAAAGAAGACCCGTCTCCAGGTTTTGGCATGCTCTTCTGTAGCAGATAAAGGTCTTTCCTTTGACAAGAGA GTTGAGACGTTGGTTGACAGTGTCAAGTGGGATGATAAAGGATTAGCAGTAGCTATAGCTCAAAATGTTGATACAGGAGCTATTTTAATGCAAGGCTTTATTAACAGGGATGCACTAGCCACTACCATTTCTTCCCACAAAGCAACTTTCTACAGCAGATCAAGGAAACAGCTGTGGATAAAAGGAGAGACATCTTCTAACTTCATCAATGTGCATGACATCTTTTTGGATTGTGATCGTGACTCG ATAATATACCTGGGGAAGCCTGATGGACCAACTTGTCATACTGGAGCTGAAACTTGTTACTTTTCTTCCGTTTCCAGCATTGTTGAAAATTCTCAG GCTGAAAATGACATACTGGCCATGACAACATTGTACTCACTTGAATCAACAATTGCTGAGAGGAAAGCTGAAATAGAAAGAAAGACAGAAACCAAAGCTTCATGGACAAAGAAGTTATTGCTTGATGAGAAGTTGCTCTGCTCTAAAGTCAG GGAAGAGGCAGATGAGTTGTGCCGCACACTGGAGGACAACGAGGATAAGTCTCGAGCGGCTTCGGAGATGGCAGACGTGCTTTATCATTCGATGGTTCTTCTGGCCCTTAAAGATGTGAAGATGGAGGATGTCCTTGAACTCCTCCGAAAAAGATTCTCAAAATCAGGAATAGAAGAAAAGAATAGTCGCAAATCATGA
- the LOC110799543 gene encoding histidine biosynthesis bifunctional protein hisIE, chloroplastic isoform X3, with the protein MQGFINRDALATTISSHKATFYSRSRKQLWIKGETSSNFINVHDIFLDCDRDSIIYLGKPDGPTCHTGAETCYFSSVSSIVENSQAENDILAMTTLYSLESTIAERKAEIERKTETKASWTKKLLLDEKLLCSKVREEADELCRTLEDNEDKSRAASEMADVLYHSMVLLALKDVKMEDVLELLRKRFSKSGIEEKNSRKS; encoded by the exons ATGCAAGGCTTTATTAACAGGGATGCACTAGCCACTACCATTTCTTCCCACAAAGCAACTTTCTACAGCAGATCAAGGAAACAGCTGTGGATAAAAGGAGAGACATCTTCTAACTTCATCAATGTGCATGACATCTTTTTGGATTGTGATCGTGACTCG ATAATATACCTGGGGAAGCCTGATGGACCAACTTGTCATACTGGAGCTGAAACTTGTTACTTTTCTTCCGTTTCCAGCATTGTTGAAAATTCTCAG GCTGAAAATGACATACTGGCCATGACAACATTGTACTCACTTGAATCAACAATTGCTGAGAGGAAAGCTGAAATAGAAAGAAAGACAGAAACCAAAGCTTCATGGACAAAGAAGTTATTGCTTGATGAGAAGTTGCTCTGCTCTAAAGTCAG GGAAGAGGCAGATGAGTTGTGCCGCACACTGGAGGACAACGAGGATAAGTCTCGAGCGGCTTCGGAGATGGCAGACGTGCTTTATCATTCGATGGTTCTTCTGGCCCTTAAAGATGTGAAGATGGAGGATGTCCTTGAACTCCTCCGAAAAAGATTCTCAAAATCAGGAATAGAAGAAAAGAATAGTCGCAAATCATGA
- the LOC110799006 gene encoding uncharacterized protein, with translation MPSGRSCCLEVAMGCSCGGGCRLMGLSTKGTSFSHNSLGGSEVVGDGGDDMPLLSLMIISALAEEALQKPPKFGLKDGVYIEKVSENAIDYTEFFTTTTVFATRRGMLDWVIEVGKMHNIVIIIARSEGGDGLGFGTAKATLTCERAGKYRLSKSKVAIDVEKFTGTKKMSCPFRLQAKEHVGGGWSVVVCHGMHNHDLPNYNEGRAIIAKLKPHQLSIVKELSSSHVKPNMIMAILKNLDPRILTTVKHIYNARQKLKTETMGGRSVMQQLMKLIVDNNYVQMPFLEIVSVLPTGNFFAIGFAWLKDEQQGSYEWALGCVRQLFDPEKLPVAIVTDRELALMNAIDVVWQRVVEADTIEIYRKRYREMVKAFARMQAILNYVRSSWIEKYRNRFVRAYTMNVLHLGNRTTNRVESAYAALKAWLKTSTGSLDTIWPKIHYFLESQMTEIKAAFQRSQNKDPHVTILRIFMWLKGRVTHKALLGIVTGVSRGSRGEDHKEFHCLPPLLINVELQ, from the exons ATGCCGAGTGGAAGGAGCTGCTGCTTGGAAGTGGCGATGGGTTGCAGTTGCGGCGGTGGTTGCCGGCTTATGGGA CTCTCTACGAAGGGCACGAGCTTCAGTCATAATAGCTTAGGAGGTTCAGAAGTTGTAGGTGACGGAGGAGATGACATGCCACTATTATCTCTTATGATAATCTCAGCACTAGCTGAAGAAGCTTTGCAGAAGCCCCCAAAGTTTGGTTTGAAG GATGGTGTATACATTGAAAAAGTTAGTGAGAATGCGATTGATTATACAGAATTTTTTACAACCACTACAGTGTTTGCTACTCGAAGGGGAATGCTTGATTGGGTGATTGAAGTGGGTAAAATgcataatattgttattatcatTGCTCGGTCTGAAGGTGGGGATGGTCTTGGTTTCGGAACGGCGAAAGCTACCCTTACTTGTGAGAGAGCTGGAAAATATAGGCTTAGCAAGTCGAAAGTTGCAATAGATGTGGAAAAATTTACTGGAACAAAAAAGATGTCGTGTCCCTTTAGACTTCAAGCAAAGGAGCATGTAGGTGGCGGATGGAGTGTAGTTGTTTGTCATGGTATGCACAATCATGATCTTCCTAATTACAACGAGGGTCGTGCAATTATTGCAAAGTTGAAACCACATCAGTTGTCTATAGTGAAAGAACTGTCGAGTAGTCATGTCAAGCCAAACATGATTATGGCTATTTTGAAGAATTTGGATCCTCGAATCTTAACTACAGTAAAACATATTTACAATGCTCGTCAAAAGTTAAAAACTGAAACAATGGGAGGTCGGTCAGTGATGCAACAACTTATGAAACTCATTGTTGATAATAATTATGTGCA GATGCCATTTTTAGAAATAGTTAGTGTGCTTCCCACTGGAAATTTTTTTGCTATTGGATTTGCATGGTTGAAAGACGAGCAACAAGGGAGTTATGAATGGGCTCTTGGCTGTGTAAGACAATTATTTGATCCAGAGAAGTTGCCAGTTGCAATTGTAACTGATAGGGAATTGGCTCTAATGAATGCTATCGATGTTGT GTGGCAAAGAGTAGTGGAAGCTGATACGATCGAAATATATAGGAAAAGGTATAGAGAAATGGTTAAAGCATTTGCTAGAATGCAAGCAATACTGAATTACGTGAGATCATCGTGGATTGAGAAATATAGAAATAGATTTGTTCGTGCCTATACGATGAATGTTTTACATTTGGGGAACAGGACGACCAATAG GGTTGAAAGTGCATATGCAGCATTGAAAGCGTGGCTAAAGACATCGACAGGAAGTTTGGATACCATTTGGCCTAAGATTCATTATTTTCTAGAATCACAGATGACTGAAATAAAAGCTGCATTTCAACGGTCGCAAAATAAGGATCCACATGTAACAATTTTACGGATTTTTATGTGGTTAAAAGGTCGAGTTACACACAAAGCATTATTAGGGATTGTGACGGGAGTCTCTCGAGGATCACGGGGTGAAGATCACAAGGAATTTCATTGTTTACCGCCATTATTGATTAATGTTGAACTCCAATAG